One Candidatus Omnitrophota bacterium genomic window carries:
- the nuoF gene encoding NADH-quinone oxidoreductase subunit NuoF — protein MPKPLNHLSARFHVNGGHTLKVYKECHGYEGAQKAMAMQPDAVIEEVKASNLRGLGGAGFPTGVKWSFVPKTTSVPKYLVINADEGEPGTFKDKYILERDPHALIEGMIIAAFAIQAHKAYIYIRGEYVQPMKRVRAAVEEAYANGLIGEKTLGQDFKLDIVVHPGAGAYICGEETALLSSLEGGKGQPKLKPPFPAIKGLFDCPTVVNNVETIACLPLIFRNGAKWFADLGSEKNGGTHLFCLSGHVERPGVYELPMGTPLRELIYEHGGGVRGGRDLKAVIPGGISAKILNADEIDVNLDYDQIRAAGTMLGSGGVIVMDETTDMVRALWVASRFFHHESCGQCSPCREGTGWIHRVIDRMARGMGRIGDLDLLLDVSSNMEGRTICVFADAAAWPVQSYIEKFRAEFEEHIRSGRSIIASESKGCLTPEHAVIPAQAGIHLND, from the coding sequence ATGCCAAAACCACTGAACCACCTCTCAGCTAGATTTCACGTTAACGGCGGCCACACACTCAAGGTCTATAAGGAGTGTCACGGCTACGAGGGCGCGCAAAAGGCCATGGCCATGCAGCCCGATGCCGTGATCGAAGAGGTCAAGGCCTCCAACCTGCGCGGCCTGGGCGGCGCGGGTTTCCCCACGGGCGTGAAGTGGAGCTTTGTGCCCAAGACCACGAGCGTGCCCAAATACCTTGTCATTAACGCGGACGAGGGCGAACCCGGCACCTTTAAGGACAAATATATTTTGGAGCGCGATCCTCACGCATTGATCGAGGGCATGATTATTGCCGCCTTCGCAATCCAGGCGCACAAGGCCTACATCTATATAAGGGGCGAATATGTGCAGCCCATGAAACGCGTGCGTGCGGCCGTGGAGGAGGCCTATGCGAACGGTCTGATCGGCGAGAAGACCCTGGGCCAGGATTTTAAATTGGATATTGTGGTGCACCCGGGCGCGGGCGCGTACATTTGCGGGGAAGAAACGGCGCTTCTGTCTTCTTTGGAAGGCGGCAAAGGCCAACCCAAGCTTAAGCCTCCGTTCCCGGCGATCAAAGGACTTTTTGACTGCCCAACTGTGGTCAACAATGTGGAGACCATTGCGTGTTTGCCCTTGATATTCCGGAATGGGGCCAAGTGGTTTGCGGACTTGGGCTCGGAAAAAAACGGCGGAACCCACCTTTTTTGTTTAAGCGGTCATGTGGAGCGGCCCGGGGTTTACGAATTGCCCATGGGTACGCCGCTTCGGGAGCTCATTTACGAGCACGGCGGCGGCGTCCGGGGAGGGCGCGATCTCAAGGCTGTGATCCCGGGCGGGATCAGCGCGAAGATCCTCAATGCTGACGAAATTGATGTGAACTTGGATTATGACCAGATCCGCGCGGCAGGTACAATGCTGGGTTCAGGCGGAGTCATTGTGATGGACGAGACTACGGACATGGTGCGGGCTCTGTGGGTGGCGAGCCGTTTCTTTCACCACGAGTCCTGCGGGCAGTGTTCGCCCTGCCGCGAAGGCACGGGCTGGATCCACCGGGTGATTGACCGTATGGCGCGCGGCATGGGGCGCATCGGGGATTTGGATCTGCTCTTGGACGTGTCTTCAAATATGGAAGGCCGCACTATTTGCGTGTTTGCGGATGCCGCGGCCTGGCCGGTCCAGAGCTATATCGAAAAATTCCGCGCGGAATTCGAAGAACATATCCGGAGCGGCAGGTCGATCATTGCGAGCGAGTCAAAGGGGTGTTTGACACCAGAGCATGCCGTCATCCCCGCGCAGGCGGGGATCCACTTGAATGACTGA
- the nuoE gene encoding NADH-quinone oxidoreductase subunit NuoE gives MRLAALTERAENLIAKYDTKRAAILPVLHIAQESLGWVSPEAEEWAGQLIGISLAHVREVVSFYTLFNRQPIGKYHIQVCGNMSCDLLGSSSVVDYLKEKLEIQPGGTTADGKFTLSTVECLGACEAGPMMQINDHYYGPLTPQRIDEILDGLE, from the coding sequence ATTCGTTTGGCGGCATTGACTGAGCGCGCGGAGAATCTGATTGCCAAGTATGACACCAAACGCGCGGCTATTCTGCCGGTACTCCATATCGCGCAGGAATCCCTGGGTTGGGTGAGCCCCGAAGCCGAGGAATGGGCCGGCCAATTGATCGGCATTTCTTTGGCGCATGTGCGCGAGGTCGTGAGTTTTTATACGTTGTTCAACCGGCAACCCATAGGCAAGTATCACATCCAGGTGTGCGGCAACATGAGTTGCGATTTGCTGGGCTCCAGCTCTGTGGTGGATTATTTGAAAGAGAAGCTGGAGATCCAGCCGGGCGGCACCACGGCTGACGGCAAGTTCACGCTCTCCACAGTCGAGTGCCTGGGCGCTTGCGAGGCAGGGCCTATGATGCAGATTAACGATCATTACTACGGCCCGCTCACGCCGCAACGCATTGATGAGATTTTGGATGGGTTGGAGTAG